The following proteins are co-located in the Bacteroidales bacterium genome:
- the rlmB gene encoding 23S rRNA (guanosine(2251)-2'-O)-methyltransferase RlmB yields MQKESECIFGLRAVIEAIKAGKQIDRLLIKQGLQGELYRELMNEVRTHNIVYQIVPLERIELVTRKNHQGVLAWLSVIEFQYIANLLPMIFEKGEDPLIIALDGVSDVRNFGAIVRTAECLGAHGIIIPEKGSARITADAVKTSAGALHTFPVCREKSIVRSIEFLKDSGLKVICAGEKSGTVASEVLLTGPAVLVLGSEDKGISRELIALADQHIKIPMTGAIGSLNVSVAAGILLYEIVRQRAV; encoded by the coding sequence ATTAAGGCCGGGAAACAGATTGACAGGCTACTGATTAAACAGGGGCTTCAGGGAGAACTCTATCGTGAACTGATGAATGAAGTCAGAACTCATAATATAGTATATCAGATAGTTCCGCTTGAGAGAATAGAACTTGTTACAAGAAAGAACCACCAGGGCGTTCTTGCATGGCTGTCGGTGATTGAATTCCAGTATATTGCCAACCTTCTGCCAATGATATTTGAAAAGGGGGAAGACCCGCTAATCATTGCTCTTGACGGGGTATCTGATGTAAGGAACTTTGGCGCAATTGTACGTACTGCGGAATGTCTTGGAGCTCATGGTATAATTATTCCTGAAAAAGGATCTGCAAGGATAACGGCTGATGCTGTAAAGACATCAGCCGGCGCGCTACATACTTTCCCTGTTTGCAGGGAAAAAAGCATTGTCAGATCGATTGAATTTCTTAAGGACTCAGGTTTAAAGGTGATCTGTGCAGGTGAAAAATCAGGAACAGTGGCATCAGAAGTTCTCCTCACCGGTCCGGCTGTTTTAGTACTTGGTTCAGAAGATAAAGGTATCAGCAGAGAGCTTATAGCCCTGGCTGATCAGCATATAAAAATACCAATGACGGGAGCAATAGGCTCACTTAATGTCTCGGTAGCTGCAGGTATTCTCTTATATGAAATTGTAAGACAGAGGGCTGTCTGA